From a single Nostoc sp. MS1 genomic region:
- a CDS encoding RtcB family protein yields MPYEKLEIQTPAPVLSWANHELGHEETKMAENVASLPFVFKHVALMPDVHLGKGALVGSVIATKEAIIPAAVGVDIGCGMCAIKTQFTGEQLEGKLKKIRLDIEAAIPTGFNENKDVEKSVSNWQRWSDFKDLHSGVQDLQTKAMRQMGSLGGGNHFIEVCLDTENQVWLMLHSGSRHIGNNLAQCHISTAKELAKLAGNNLPDPDLAYFVAGTPEFQAYWNDLQWAQDYARVNRDVMMARFKRIIEKHLAGGKETKPLLQVNCHHNYAEKEVHFGEDVYVTRKGAVRAQTEDYGIIPGSMGAKSFIVKGKGNAHSFCSCSHGAGRLLSRNKAKNIYTLDDLIQQTKGVECRKDTGVLDEIPGAYKPIDQVMQNQADLVEVVATLKQVVCVKG; encoded by the coding sequence ATGCCCTACGAAAAATTAGAAATTCAAACACCAGCCCCTGTATTATCCTGGGCAAATCATGAACTAGGCCATGAAGAAACCAAAATGGCAGAAAATGTGGCATCGCTACCATTTGTGTTTAAACATGTAGCGTTAATGCCAGATGTCCATTTAGGAAAAGGTGCTTTAGTTGGTTCTGTAATTGCTACCAAAGAAGCAATCATTCCTGCTGCGGTGGGTGTGGATATTGGTTGCGGGATGTGCGCCATCAAAACACAATTTACTGGCGAACAATTAGAAGGTAAACTAAAGAAAATTCGCCTAGATATTGAAGCAGCAATTCCCACTGGTTTTAACGAAAATAAAGATGTAGAAAAATCTGTTTCTAACTGGCAACGTTGGAGTGATTTTAAAGATTTGCACTCCGGTGTACAAGACTTACAAACCAAAGCAATGAGACAAATGGGTTCTCTCGGTGGCGGAAATCACTTTATAGAAGTGTGCCTAGATACAGAGAACCAAGTTTGGCTAATGCTACATTCTGGTTCACGCCACATTGGCAATAATTTGGCTCAGTGCCATATTAGTACAGCCAAGGAATTAGCAAAATTAGCAGGTAATAATTTACCTGACCCTGATTTAGCTTATTTTGTCGCTGGAACACCAGAATTTCAAGCATACTGGAACGATTTACAATGGGCGCAAGATTATGCGCGTGTGAACCGTGATGTAATGATGGCGCGTTTCAAACGTATCATTGAAAAGCATCTAGCTGGAGGAAAGGAAACTAAACCTTTATTGCAAGTAAATTGCCATCATAATTACGCCGAAAAAGAAGTACATTTTGGCGAAGATGTGTATGTAACTCGTAAAGGTGCAGTGCGCGCACAAACAGAAGATTATGGGATTATCCCTGGTTCAATGGGAGCAAAATCTTTCATTGTTAAAGGTAAAGGTAATGCTCATAGTTTTTGTTCTTGCTCTCATGGCGCTGGTCGTTTACTGTCGAGAAATAAAGCAAAAAATATCTATACTCTCGATGATTTGATTCAGCAAACTAAGGGCGTGGAATGTCGTAAAGATACTGGTGTTTTAGATGAAATTCCAGGCGCTTACAAGCCTATTGATCAAGTAATGCAAAATCAAGCTGATTTAGTGGAGGTTGTAGCTACACTTAAGCAAGTTGTTTGTGTAAAAGGTTAA
- a CDS encoding Rieske 2Fe-2S domain-containing protein, producing MTSETTLEGNLQNNDLFKNADDEELQVEEKVFQWTKQWYPMAVVEYLDPSRPHRMQLLGKDIVLWRDGSGQWRCFEDVCPHRLVPLSEGRVEADGTLLCAYHAWRFDSQGNCVSMPQSKDEQTATKNCENPKSCAVVYPTQERQGLLWVWAEPGEIAKVESQLHTPRIVAELEDNSGRVVKSAWNFRDLPYGWDYFMENVSDPAHVPVSHHGIIGDRYKDAKYYDMIPVRPISTQNGFAFEIQPTQGDTVQAIHDFQPPCYMKIVATSKDGGQLILALYATPTRPGWCRHIGCQVFIKNPQGKKPQGLSFFGLPLPIWLTHVLASLFLHQDMVFLHYQETIIAQRRKSKWLDAVYTPNPQDKMVIALRRWLENRAGGGVPWAAEAISHGEQDKQKLFDVWTTHTENCTVCQNALKNINRLTVLAYVAAAVCLFIAVIVDARFVALQAALDKSLFTLPPVGFWLALTGGILLAVLGYQLKRFSGLFYSYTFEHAHND from the coding sequence ATGACATCTGAAACCACACTGGAAGGGAATCTCCAGAACAACGACTTATTTAAAAATGCAGATGATGAAGAATTGCAGGTAGAAGAAAAAGTATTTCAATGGACAAAGCAGTGGTATCCAATGGCGGTAGTAGAGTATCTTGATCCTAGCCGTCCCCACAGGATGCAGTTATTAGGTAAGGATATTGTCCTGTGGCGGGATGGTTCTGGTCAATGGCGATGCTTTGAAGATGTTTGTCCTCATCGATTAGTTCCGCTTTCAGAGGGTCGTGTCGAAGCTGATGGTACACTTTTATGTGCTTACCATGCTTGGCGTTTTGACAGTCAAGGAAACTGTGTAAGTATGCCCCAGTCTAAGGACGAACAGACTGCGACTAAGAATTGTGAAAATCCGAAATCCTGTGCTGTAGTTTATCCTACCCAAGAACGCCAGGGTTTACTGTGGGTATGGGCTGAACCTGGAGAAATAGCTAAGGTAGAAAGCCAATTGCACACACCGCGTATTGTGGCTGAATTAGAAGATAACTCAGGTAGGGTGGTCAAATCTGCCTGGAATTTCCGCGATTTGCCGTATGGCTGGGACTACTTTATGGAAAACGTCTCAGACCCCGCTCATGTACCAGTTTCTCATCATGGGATTATAGGCGATCGCTACAAAGATGCCAAATACTACGATATGATTCCTGTACGCCCCATATCTACCCAAAATGGGTTTGCCTTTGAGATTCAACCAACACAAGGCGACACAGTACAGGCAATTCACGATTTTCAACCACCTTGTTACATGAAAATTGTTGCCACCTCTAAGGATGGTGGACAGTTAATTTTGGCTTTGTACGCTACACCAACTCGTCCCGGATGGTGTCGGCATATTGGTTGCCAAGTGTTTATCAAAAATCCCCAAGGGAAGAAACCCCAAGGATTATCTTTCTTTGGACTACCGTTACCCATTTGGTTGACTCATGTATTAGCATCCTTATTTCTCCACCAAGATATGGTGTTTCTCCATTACCAAGAAACAATTATTGCTCAAAGAAGAAAGAGTAAATGGCTAGATGCTGTTTACACACCAAACCCTCAAGATAAAATGGTGATTGCATTGCGTCGATGGTTGGAAAATCGCGCTGGTGGTGGTGTACCTTGGGCAGCAGAAGCTATATCTCATGGTGAACAAGATAAGCAGAAGTTGTTTGACGTGTGGACAACCCATACTGAAAATTGCACAGTTTGCCAAAATGCTCTAAAAAATATCAATCGTTTGACCGTATTAGCTTATGTAGCTGCGGCTGTGTGTTTATTCATCGCAGTTATTGTTGATGCTAGGTTTGTAGCCCTACAAGCAGCGTTAGATAAATCTCTATTCACCCTGCCCCCTGTAGGATTTTGGTTAGCGCTTACAGGTGGTATTTTACTAGCTGTTTTAGGATATCAATTGAAAAGATTTAGCGGGCTATTTTACTCTTACACGTTTGAACACGCTCATAATGATTAA
- a CDS encoding sulfite exporter TauE/SafE family protein, which produces MSSIWICLLLGLVAGTISGMTGIGGGIIILPSLIFLLGFSQQQAQGTTLALLVLPIDLLAAWVYYKQGYVDIKVAALICLGFIFGGWLGAKVGTNLPTGALSKIFAVLMIMSAIKVLFTNPAEGI; this is translated from the coding sequence ATGAGTAGTATTTGGATTTGCCTACTGTTAGGATTAGTCGCTGGAACAATTAGTGGTATGACAGGTATCGGTGGAGGGATAATTATTTTACCTTCCCTAATTTTTCTACTAGGCTTTTCCCAACAACAAGCACAAGGCACGACATTAGCATTGTTGGTTTTACCAATAGATTTATTGGCAGCTTGGGTTTATTACAAGCAAGGATATGTCGATATTAAAGTAGCCGCGCTCATTTGTTTAGGATTTATTTTTGGTGGCTGGTTAGGTGCAAAAGTAGGCACAAATTTACCTACAGGAGCCTTAAGCAAAATATTTGCTGTTTTGATGATTATGAGCGCTATCAAAGTTTTATTTACTAATCCCGCAGAGGGAATATAA
- a CDS encoding type II toxin-antitoxin system RelE family toxin, with product MSDRYTLRIAKTAEKDLLELQAKQFKQVVSKIFSLQGTPRPQDYKALKGYEGGYRVDQGEYRILYTIDDEAKLVDVFRVGKRNDNEVYQNL from the coding sequence ATGAGTGACCGTTATACCTTGAGAATTGCCAAAACTGCCGAAAAAGACCTTTTAGAGTTACAAGCAAAACAGTTCAAGCAAGTCGTCTCTAAAATTTTTTCTCTCCAAGGAACACCCAGACCCCAAGATTATAAAGCTCTCAAAGGTTATGAGGGTGGATATCGCGTTGATCAAGGTGAGTATAGGATTCTCTACACTATTGATGATGAAGCCAAATTAGTAGATGTGTTTCGTGTCGGTAAACGCAATGATAATGAAGTGTATCAAAACTTGTAA
- a CDS encoding type II toxin-antitoxin system Phd/YefM family antitoxin has translation MSDPVSATEARAKFQEIINRVEYGKERILIERHGKPVVAVIGLEDLKRLEAIEDAIDSANLRQAIAENEGFTTLEAVITQHSHE, from the coding sequence ATGTCAGATCCCGTTAGCGCCACCGAAGCCCGTGCCAAATTCCAAGAAATTATCAATCGCGTAGAGTATGGAAAAGAGCGCATTTTGATAGAAAGGCATGGTAAGCCTGTAGTAGCAGTAATTGGATTAGAAGACTTAAAGCGGTTAGAAGCCATAGAAGATGCTATAGATTCAGCAAATTTGAGACAAGCCATTGCAGAAAACGAAGGCTTTACAACTTTAGAAGCCGTGATTACTCAACATTCTCATGAGTGA